In the genome of Triticum urartu cultivar G1812 chromosome 5, Tu2.1, whole genome shotgun sequence, one region contains:
- the LOC125507123 gene encoding heavy metal-associated isoprenylated plant protein 41-like: protein MVKLVTIPVEAREDEKAVKRLGHYSSAQSILVVGDGDLSFSLALATAFGSGEKLVATSFDSYVHLISMYIKAESNVAELKRLGATVLHGVSVKKMKKRTDLMSRRFDRIVFNFPHAGFIGKENQVHMINAHRLLVQRFFRPLGEIHVSHKMGQPYDRWEIEGLALEFSLSLFEMVAFRKEDYPGYNQKRGDGDRCDEEFPLRNGCTLKFQRWPR, encoded by the exons ATGGTGAAGCTGGTGACGATCCCCGTGGAGGCGAGGGAGGATGAGAAGGCGGTCAAGCGGCTGGGGCACTACTCGTCGGCGCAGAGCATCCTGGTCGTCGGCGACGGCGACCTCTCCTTCTCGCTGGCGCTCGCCACCGCCTTTGGCTCCGGGGAGAAACTCGTCGCCACGTCCTTCGACTCCTACG TTCATCTGATCAGCATGTACATCAAAGCGGAATCAAACGTAGCGGAGCTGAAGAGACTGGGCGCCACGGTGCTACATGGTGTCAGtgtgaagaagatgaagaaacgCACCGATCTCATGTCTAGACGGTTCGACCGAATAGTCTTCAATTTTCCTCACGCCGGGTTCATAGGGAAGGAGAATCAGGTGCATATGATCAA CGCCCATCGGCTGCTGGTGCAAAGGTTCTTCCGTCCCCTGGGCGAGATACACGTCAGCCACAAGATGGGGCAGCCATACGACAGATGGGAAATCGAGGGTCTCGCCCTTGAGTTTTCGCTTT ctctt TTTGAGATGGTCGCCTTCCGTAAAGAGGATTACCCTGGGTACAACCAAAAGAGAGGCGACGGTGACAGGTGCGACGAGGAATTCCCTCTACGCAACGGCTGCACTTTGAAGTTCCAGCGCTGGCCTCGCTAA